The segment CAGCGCATCGTCGACCCGGAGCCCGAAGGCAAGTACGAGGCGCTCGAGCGCTACACCCGGGATCTCACGCGGCTGGCCTCCGAGGGCAAGCTCGACCCGGTCATCGGCCGCGACGAGGAGATCCGCCGCGCGATGCAGATCCTGTCGCGGCGCACCAAGAACAACCCGGTGCTCGTCGGCGAGGCCGGCGTCGGCAAGACCGCGATCGTCGAGGGCATCGCCCAGCGCATCGCAAACGGCGACTGCCCCGAGTCGCTGCGCGAAAAACGCATCCTCGCGCTGGACCTGGGCCAGCTGATCGCCGGCACCAAGTACCGCGGTGAGTTCGAAGACCGCCTCAAGGCGCTGCTCAAGGAGATCACGTCCAGCGACCGCGGCATCATCCTGTTCATCGACGAGCTGCACACGCTCGTCGGTGCCGGGTCCGCCGAGGGCGCGGTCGATGCCGCCAACATGCTCAAGCCGGCGCTCGCGCGCGGCGAGCTGCGCTGCATCGGCGCCACGACGCTCGACGAGTACCGCAAGTACATCGAGAAGGACAAGGCGCTCGAACGCCGCTTCCAGCCGGTGATGGTGGACGAGCCGTCCGTCGAGGAC is part of the Deltaproteobacteria bacterium genome and harbors:
- a CDS encoding AAA family ATPase, with translation MLIDKLTVKAQDALARSREIAAQHGHPEVRPEHLLSALLTQEDGLVPRLLARIGADPATVSRLLNQALDKLPKAQGTALDIGMSRDLKRLWEAAGKEAAKFKDEYLSTEHFALALLSGSGFGAATEALRAAGVDYDSMMRALSEIRGTQRIVDPEPEGKYEALERYTRDLTRLASEGKLDPVIGRDEEIRRAMQILSRRTKNNPVLVGEAGVGKTAIVEGIAQRIANGDCPESLREKRILALDLGQLIAGTKYRGEFEDRLKALLKEITSSDRGIILFIDELHTLVGAGSAEGAVDAANMLKPALARGELRCIGATTLDEYRKYIEKDKALERRFQPVMVDEPSVED